From one Bacillus clarus genomic stretch:
- a CDS encoding GNAT family N-acetyltransferase — protein sequence MGNIEKFASFLIEEPKREQLFPLFEEVFGITIQTLQDFEKKGYWDNTYKAFSYLQDENVIANVSKFQLPLIINGEKVHATGIQSVMTHPNYRRQGLMKQLFSKMLEEIDEEYECAMLFTEKPELYEAFGFEIVKEHLMTLSYDKKKAETSSLRKLDFYKEEDIQLIKETLEDSQRISNMFSPINYQSSFYLNMYDQEWNEKLYYSEKLDAIIVFEVNNQKLKLFGVFAPVIPVLDEVCVEIFEEFTEIEFYFCPDQLGLEDVQYKEYQSNKCLMVRSNHILNLKKCKFPMLTEF from the coding sequence ATGGGGAATATTGAAAAATTTGCAAGCTTTCTGATAGAAGAACCGAAAAGAGAACAGTTATTTCCACTATTTGAAGAAGTATTTGGTATTACGATTCAAACACTACAAGATTTTGAGAAAAAAGGATATTGGGATAATACATATAAAGCATTTTCTTATTTACAAGATGAGAATGTGATAGCAAATGTTTCTAAGTTTCAACTCCCGCTCATTATAAATGGTGAGAAGGTACATGCAACTGGTATTCAATCTGTAATGACACATCCGAATTATCGCAGACAAGGGTTGATGAAACAGTTATTTAGTAAGATGTTAGAAGAGATTGACGAAGAGTATGAATGTGCGATGTTGTTCACAGAAAAGCCAGAACTCTATGAAGCATTTGGGTTTGAAATTGTGAAAGAACATCTGATGACATTATCGTATGATAAAAAAAAGGCTGAAACATCTTCGCTTCGAAAGTTAGATTTTTATAAAGAAGAAGATATACAGTTAATAAAGGAAACACTTGAAGACAGTCAAAGAATTTCTAATATGTTTTCACCAATAAACTACCAATCTTCTTTTTACCTTAACATGTATGACCAAGAATGGAACGAAAAATTATATTATTCAGAAAAATTAGATGCAATTATTGTATTTGAAGTGAATAATCAAAAATTAAAATTATTCGGAGTATTCGCGCCGGTTATTCCAGTATTAGATGAAGTGTGTGTCGAAATTTTCGAGGAGTTTACAGAGATTGAATTTTATTTTTGTCCAGATCAATTAGGACTTGAAGATGTACAATATAAAGAGTATCAGTCTAATAAATGTTTAATGGTTCGAAGTAATCATATTTTGAATTTAAAAAAATGTAAGTTTCCAATGTTGACTGAGTTTTAA